TCTTAGTATTCTCGCAAACACACTATGAAATGTGCCGATATATAAATTTCTTGCTTCATTATTGCCAAGCATTTTTTCAATACGCTCTTTCATTTCTGCAGCAGCCTTATTCGTAAAAGTTAACGCCAGAATATTGAACGCATCAACACCATTTGCCATTAAA
The window above is part of the Thermococcus sp. MAR1 genome. Proteins encoded here:
- a CDS encoding UvrD-helicase domain-containing protein; the protein is MNDYLSGLNERQYEAVTHINGPLMIIAGAGSGKTKVLTTRIAHLMANGVDAFNILALTFTNKAAAEMKERIEKMLGNNEARNLYIGTFHSVFARILR